A single region of the Polyodon spathula isolate WHYD16114869_AA chromosome 40, ASM1765450v1, whole genome shotgun sequence genome encodes:
- the spred3 gene encoding sprouty-related, EVH1 domain-containing protein 3, which produces MDPDFMVRVRAVVMSRDDSSGGWVPMGGGGLSHVTICKGRSQEESDGTERHYMIRGERLRDQAPILECPLKRDLIYNKVNPIFHHWRVDERKLGLTFQSPADAATFERGVQSAIEEEEEEGDLDCPSSSSSCIQEEAAATEEAATSSLNSRKEMLPKPVTIVTSESSSSGFLQECGYSSAPPAQVQTRHQQHAPPPSRLRGEEPSKDSVAGGPAVGRGERGGGGGGGGGTPHVVRPHVFTEQENGRGRCQDAPDPSLGCVHTITCMWCAESLLYHCMSDSEGDFSDPCSCEDSASRPHLCARWLALVLLSLVAPCMCCYLPLRACLRCGGKCGCCGGKHKAVR; this is translated from the exons ATGGATCCGGA ctTCATGGTGCGTGTGCGTGCGGTGGTGATGTCACGGGACGACTCCAGCGGGGGATGGGTGCCCATGGGAGGCGGCGGCCTGAGTCATGTGACCATCTGCAAGGGGCGGAGCCAGGAGGAGAGCGACGGGACGGAGAGACATTACATGATCCggggagagagactgagagaccAGGCT CCCATCCTGGAGTGCCCCCTGAAGAGAGATCTCATTTATAACAAGGTGAACCCCATCTTCCATCACTGGAGAGTGGATGAGAGGAAGCTGGGACTGACTTTCCAGAGTCCAGCAGACGCAGCAACCTTCGAGAGGGGAGTGCAGAGCGCCattgaagaggaggaggaggaggggg atctGGACTgtccttcttcctcctcctcctgcattCAGGAAGAAGCAGCAGCCACAGAGGAGGCAGCCACA TCTTCTCTTAACAGCAGGAAGGAGATGCTGCCCAAGCCGGTCACCATAGTAACCAGCGAGTCCTCGTCCAGCGGCTTTCTACAGGAGTGCGGGTACAGCAGCGCCCCACCTGCACAG GTACAGACCCGCCACCAGCAGCACGCGCCCCCCCCCTCTCGGCTCCGCGGCGAGGAGCCGAGCAAGGACTCTGTGGCGGGGGGGCCCG CcgtggggagaggggagaggggaggagggggagggggagggggagggacaCCACATGTTGTACGGCCCCACGTGTTCACGGAGCAGGAGAATGGCAGGGGGCGGTGTCAGGACGCTCCGGACCCCTCGCTGGGCTGCGTTCACACCATCACCTGCATGTGGTGCGCTGAGAGCCTTCTGTACCACTGCATGTCAGACTCAGAGGGAGACTTCTCGGACCCCTGCTCCTGCGAGGACTCGGCCTCTCGCCCGCACCTCTGTGCCCGCTGGCTCGCCCTGGTGCTGCTGTCGCTCGTGGCACCCTGTATGTGCTGCTACCTGCCCCTGAGAGCCTGCCTGCGCTGCGGGGGCAAGTGTGGCTGCTGTGGGGGCAAACATAAGGCTGTGCGGTGA